A genomic window from Acinetobacter lwoffii includes:
- a CDS encoding polyphosphate:AMP phosphotransferase, whose amino-acid sequence MRMEQPQFQLMDEDQLSVELIDAQYNLKKTRGQKNAKSLVILVNGIELAGKGEAVKQLREWVDPRYLRVKADKPQLAGPKQTLWQPYARFIPAEGQIMVLFGNWYSDLLGSAMQAESPLSDAQFDEYLQEMQAFEQDLKNNHVDVIKVWFDLSWKVLQKRLDAMDPSETHWHQLHGLDWRNRKEYDTLQRLRQRFTEDWFIIDGEDEQQRDQQFAQYILSALKHCPDHPARAKGRWKQAKIPEQLKHPSKTQAQPEDYKPELKKLTAKVAKAMRSDSRNVVILFEGMDAAGKGGAIKRIVKKLDPREYEIHTIAAPERFELSRPYLWRFWTKLQTDDDICIFDRSWYGRVLVERVEGFSSPVEWQRAYAEINRFEQSLVKHQTVIVKIWLAISKEEQAARFKAREDTPHKRFKITEEDWRNRERWDDYLKAAADMFEHTSTEEAPWHIIASDDKHTARVEVLKAILKQLQAE is encoded by the coding sequence ATGCGTATGGAACAACCACAATTTCAGTTAATGGATGAAGATCAGCTGTCTGTCGAGCTGATTGATGCCCAATATAATTTAAAAAAGACCCGGGGCCAGAAAAATGCCAAAAGTCTGGTGATTCTGGTGAATGGCATTGAACTGGCCGGCAAGGGTGAAGCGGTTAAACAGTTACGTGAATGGGTCGATCCGCGCTATTTGCGTGTGAAAGCCGATAAGCCTCAGCTAGCCGGCCCGAAGCAGACCTTGTGGCAACCTTATGCACGTTTTATTCCTGCCGAAGGCCAGATCATGGTGCTGTTTGGTAACTGGTATAGCGATCTGCTCGGCAGTGCCATGCAAGCTGAAAGCCCGCTGAGTGATGCACAGTTTGATGAATATCTGCAAGAGATGCAGGCCTTTGAACAGGACCTGAAAAATAACCATGTCGATGTGATCAAGGTCTGGTTTGACCTGTCCTGGAAAGTCTTGCAAAAACGTCTGGATGCCATGGATCCGAGTGAAACTCACTGGCATCAACTGCATGGTCTGGACTGGCGCAATCGCAAAGAATATGACACCTTGCAGCGCCTGCGTCAGCGCTTTACCGAGGACTGGTTCATTATTGATGGCGAAGATGAGCAGCAGCGCGACCAGCAATTTGCCCAGTATATCCTGAGTGCCTTGAAACATTGTCCGGATCATCCCGCCAGAGCCAAGGGAAGATGGAAGCAGGCCAAGATTCCCGAGCAGTTAAAACATCCTTCCAAGACTCAAGCCCAGCCAGAAGATTACAAACCGGAACTAAAAAAATTAACCGCGAAGGTCGCCAAAGCCATGCGTTCCGATTCGCGTAATGTGGTGATTCTGTTCGAAGGCATGGATGCTGCCGGCAAGGGCGGCGCGATCAAGCGAATTGTCAAAAAACTGGATCCACGTGAATATGAAATTCATACCATTGCTGCACCAGAAAGATTTGAGCTGAGCCGTCCCTATTTATGGCGCTTCTGGACCAAGCTGCAAACCGATGATGATATCTGCATTTTTGACCGTTCCTGGTATGGTCGGGTATTGGTAGAACGGGTAGAAGGGTTTTCTAGTCCGGTAGAATGGCAGCGAGCTTATGCGGAAATTAACCGTTTTGAACAGAGCCTGGTCAAGCATCAAACGGTGATTGTGAAAATCTGGCTGGCCATTTCTAAAGAGGAACAGGCAGCACGGTTCAAGGCGCGTGAAGATACACCGCATAAGCGTTTTAAAATTACTGAAGAAGACTGGCGTAACCGGGAGCGCTGGGACGATTATCTGAAAGCGGCAGCCGATATGTTTGAACATACTTCGACTGAGGAAGCGCCTTGGCACATTATCGCGTCTGATGATAAACATACCGCACGGGTCGAAGTATTAAAGGCTATTTTAAAACAGCTTCAGGCAGAATAA
- a CDS encoding FFLEELY motif protein: MSKLAVLDDLLAHYYQLAYHTRPDILSRLQDVQAWQKVRMQRTHRAHFAEKQNLLMSEYFLNRLYGGADFDALAEQIARLMKYAHKAEKVIPENAIKTGTSGVELAILAVQLDEQVAIQLLQDYHPHEPLTDEMMRLTYLKLDQGEARLKQLALLDQLGMSLDKYMRSFVVYTAFKMCKGAANKYNFQVMYEFMQDGFLAMKPLKSAEKFVRTFTATERQIIEKVHSGDPLPFQ; encoded by the coding sequence ATGTCCAAACTTGCCGTACTCGATGATCTGTTAGCGCATTATTATCAATTGGCTTATCACACCCGGCCTGACATTTTAAGCCGTTTACAGGATGTGCAGGCCTGGCAAAAAGTCCGCATGCAGCGCACTCATCGCGCCCATTTTGCTGAAAAACAAAACCTGTTGATGTCCGAATATTTCCTGAACCGTCTCTACGGCGGCGCTGACTTTGATGCGCTGGCGGAACAGATTGCCCGGCTGATGAAATATGCGCATAAAGCAGAAAAAGTTATTCCGGAAAATGCCATTAAAACCGGCACCTCAGGCGTAGAGTTGGCTATTCTGGCGGTACAGCTGGATGAACAGGTCGCGATTCAGTTATTACAGGATTATCATCCACATGAACCGCTGACTGACGAGATGATGCGCCTGACCTATTTGAAACTGGATCAGGGTGAAGCACGCCTGAAACAGTTAGCCCTACTGGATCAGCTCGGTATGAGTCTGGATAAATATATGCGTTCATTTGTGGTCTATACGGCCTTTAAAATGTGTAAGGGCGCGGCGAATAAATATAACTTTCAGGTGATGTATGAATTTATGCAGGATGGTTTTCTGGCCATGAAGCCACTCAAATCGGCAGAAAAATTTGTACGCACGTTCACTGCCACCGAACGCCAGATTATCGAGAAAGTACATTCTGGCGATCCGCTACCGTTTCAGTAA
- the ubiE gene encoding bifunctional demethylmenaquinone methyltransferase/2-methoxy-6-polyprenyl-1,4-benzoquinol methylase UbiE, with the protein MSNENTTPTPTPESAQQTDKVSPFLTEPLPQGTPQGQQQSLEQRLTDTPVTGTVPKYNLPRGANTGNVGSTTHFGYQTVNSEEKAQKVAEVFHSVASKYDIMNDLMSFGIHRLWKRFAINMSGVRRGQHVLDIAGGTGDLAKVFSREVGPTGHVVLSDINESMLNVGRDRLIDAGCTNVDFVLANAETLEPFADNSFDLLTISFGLRNVTDKDAALAAMYRVLKPGGRLLVLEFSKPVFEPFSKLYDLYSFTALPIMGKIIANDAESYKYLAESIRMHPDQRTLKGMMENAGFQNCDYHNLTGGIVAVHRGFKL; encoded by the coding sequence ATGTCGAATGAAAATACAACGCCTACCCCTACCCCCGAGTCGGCACAACAGACAGACAAAGTGAGCCCATTCTTAACTGAACCCCTTCCACAAGGCACCCCGCAAGGTCAGCAACAATCTTTAGAACAACGTCTGACTGACACGCCTGTGACGGGTACTGTGCCTAAATACAATCTGCCACGCGGTGCCAATACAGGCAACGTCGGCTCAACCACGCACTTTGGCTATCAAACTGTCAACAGCGAAGAAAAAGCCCAGAAAGTCGCAGAAGTGTTCCACTCGGTGGCGAGCAAATACGACATCATGAATGATCTGATGTCTTTTGGTATTCATCGCCTGTGGAAGCGTTTTGCAATCAATATGTCAGGTGTACGCCGTGGCCAGCATGTGCTGGATATCGCGGGTGGTACTGGCGACTTGGCTAAAGTCTTTAGCCGCGAAGTGGGCCCGACGGGTCATGTGGTACTGTCTGATATTAACGAATCCATGCTGAATGTCGGTCGTGACCGTCTGATTGATGCGGGCTGTACCAATGTCGATTTCGTTCTGGCCAATGCCGAAACCTTAGAACCATTTGCAGACAACAGCTTCGATCTTTTAACGATTTCTTTCGGTCTGCGTAACGTGACTGATAAAGATGCGGCACTTGCTGCGATGTATCGTGTCCTTAAGCCAGGTGGCCGTTTACTGGTGCTGGAATTCTCTAAACCGGTGTTCGAGCCATTCTCTAAGCTGTATGATCTTTATTCGTTCACGGCATTGCCAATCATGGGTAAAATCATTGCCAATGATGCAGAAAGCTATAAATACCTAGCTGAATCGATCCGTATGCATCCGGACCAGCGCACCCTAAAAGGCATGATGGAAAATGCCGGCTTCCAGAATTGTGACTATCACAACCTGACTGGCGGGATTGTTGCGGTTCACCGCGGTTTCAAACTTTAA